One Gemmatimonadales bacterium genomic window carries:
- a CDS encoding transglycosylase SLT domain-containing protein, translating to MRRLLAGWFVVIAAARGAAQTPYASADSALAAGQPWRANQILAPLLAVPATRTPDVVLLAARSAAAWEGWQTVRSLLEHETWLDAQFDRLGRRLLTDADLAQARNADALDDALAAAVVDGSRDNEEQAHRLVDLARAYDRLDQLDSAATTYRRAMALLPDLADWLALRAAGVTADSAGRAALYASVALPAALPRIPWTEALAHDRDDDFDGAAARYNALGAHVAGFKVEWRGATTDSAKAAIGAGLAQLLRASSNSAESRDALDLIDQVNPPMVRDDRLAVARRAAAVNRPQDAVDQFSRAAVELPLADKDRVMLGTALGAVSRWPDAAEVFAAVHDPAYAGEAAYFRARALLRANQLDPAEHALHQVVRQYPGDTSAASIALYLLADLAIDAGEVDSARADYLRLATRYPSSSQRSHAILTAALIALERGDAGVAIRELSHALDVHAVPQETDASRYWLGRARWQIGDTAGARQAWRELLPRGPESYYAVRAAARLDTIPWPVITTPPAIPPDSLNGVFARAARLDALGLDMEARFERDRLSGDARGTDAERTGEAFLAHGFMARAAQLGSRAASAGAPKDATLWQLIYPLPFAESLRQTAASESVDPLLVASVIRQESGFEPHATSRTDARGLMQVQPSTGRDLARALGFPDFDPALLWIAPINLVFGIHHFAAALRRYPEVERSLAAYNAGESRVNSWTIAPLTGQRRSADHVHDPIDDPELFVERIPFVETRDYVRAIIRNQSVYRMVYGAPSTPH from the coding sequence ATGCGCCGATTGCTCGCCGGATGGTTCGTCGTTATCGCCGCGGCACGAGGTGCGGCGCAGACGCCGTACGCCTCGGCAGATTCGGCGCTTGCCGCAGGACAACCGTGGCGCGCCAACCAGATTCTCGCACCACTCCTCGCCGTTCCCGCCACGCGAACACCCGACGTCGTCCTGCTTGCCGCCCGGTCCGCCGCGGCGTGGGAGGGCTGGCAGACCGTCCGGTCGCTCCTCGAACATGAGACGTGGCTCGATGCCCAGTTCGATCGTCTCGGCCGGCGCCTGCTCACCGATGCGGATCTTGCCCAGGCGCGCAACGCCGACGCTCTCGATGACGCACTGGCCGCCGCCGTCGTCGACGGCAGCCGCGACAACGAGGAACAGGCGCACCGGCTCGTCGATCTGGCCCGCGCATATGACCGGCTCGACCAGCTCGACAGTGCGGCGACGACCTATCGGCGCGCCATGGCGTTGCTCCCCGATCTTGCCGACTGGCTGGCGCTACGTGCCGCGGGCGTGACGGCGGATTCCGCCGGACGCGCCGCACTGTATGCATCGGTCGCACTCCCGGCGGCGCTCCCGCGAATTCCGTGGACCGAAGCGCTCGCGCACGACCGCGACGACGACTTTGACGGCGCTGCGGCGCGCTACAACGCCCTCGGAGCGCATGTGGCGGGATTCAAGGTCGAGTGGCGCGGCGCCACCACCGACTCGGCGAAAGCCGCGATCGGCGCCGGGCTGGCGCAACTGCTGCGGGCCAGCTCGAACAGCGCCGAATCACGGGACGCACTCGACCTGATCGACCAGGTCAATCCGCCGATGGTTCGCGACGACCGCCTTGCGGTCGCGCGCCGGGCCGCCGCGGTCAATCGACCGCAGGACGCCGTCGACCAGTTCTCGCGCGCTGCCGTCGAACTCCCGCTGGCCGACAAGGACCGCGTCATGCTGGGGACCGCCCTCGGCGCGGTGTCACGCTGGCCTGATGCGGCCGAAGTCTTTGCCGCGGTGCACGACCCGGCGTACGCCGGCGAAGCGGCGTACTTCCGCGCCCGGGCGCTGCTGCGCGCCAATCAGCTGGACCCCGCCGAACACGCGCTGCACCAGGTGGTCCGGCAGTATCCTGGCGATACTTCCGCGGCATCGATTGCATTGTACCTTCTCGCCGATCTCGCGATCGACGCCGGCGAAGTCGATTCGGCGCGCGCCGATTACCTCCGCCTCGCGACGCGATATCCCAGCAGCTCGCAGCGCTCGCACGCGATTCTGACGGCGGCGCTCATCGCCCTGGAGCGGGGCGACGCCGGCGTTGCCATCCGTGAACTCAGTCACGCCCTCGACGTGCACGCGGTGCCGCAGGAAACGGATGCCTCGCGCTACTGGCTGGGGCGGGCACGCTGGCAGATCGGCGACACGGCGGGTGCACGTCAGGCGTGGCGCGAGCTTCTCCCTCGCGGACCGGAGAGTTACTACGCGGTGCGCGCCGCGGCCCGGCTCGACACGATCCCGTGGCCCGTGATCACGACTCCACCAGCGATCCCTCCGGACTCACTCAATGGCGTCTTTGCGCGCGCTGCCCGGCTCGACGCCCTCGGCCTCGACATGGAAGCGCGGTTCGAGCGCGATCGACTCTCCGGCGATGCGCGCGGCACCGACGCGGAGCGTACCGGCGAGGCGTTCCTCGCACATGGGTTCATGGCGCGCGCAGCACAGCTGGGGAGCCGCGCCGCGAGCGCCGGCGCACCGAAGGATGCGACGCTCTGGCAGCTGATCTACCCGCTGCCGTTCGCGGAATCCTTGCGGCAGACGGCGGCGTCCGAATCGGTCGATCCGCTACTGGTCGCGTCGGTGATCCGCCAGGAATCGGGATTCGAGCCGCACGCCACGTCGCGCACCGACGCGCGCGGCCTGATGCAGGTGCAGCCTTCCACCGGACGGGATCTCGCCAGGGCGCTCGGCTTTCCCGATTTCGATCCCGCGCTCCTCTGGATCGCGCCGATCAACCTCGTCTTCGGCATTCATCACTTCGCTGCGGCACTGCGACGGTATCCCGAGGTCGAGCGGTCGCTGGCAGCGTACAACGCGGGCGAGAGCCGGGTGAACAGCTGGACGATCGCGCCGCTCACCGGCCAGCGGCGAAGCGCCGACCACGTCCACGATCCGATTGACGATCCGGAACTGTTCGTGGAGCGGATTCCCTTCGTCGAGACGCGCGACTACGTGCGGGCCATCATCCGGAATCAGTCGGTGTACCGGATGGTCTACGGAGCGCCGTCGACGCCGCATTGA
- a CDS encoding dicarboxylate/amino acid:cation symporter has protein sequence MRKVSLTSWIVVSMIVGVVIGWLNHAYWPDVDMAQILGPFSTIFLALIKCIVVPLIFGALVVGIAGHGDDLSRVGKLALRSIIYFEIITTIALIVGLVMVNLIKPGVGVALTGAGTAGQQLAQTKVTFAGVLTHAVPTSFFDSAAKNEVLQIVVFTVIFGAALSRVVGKPRDVMLSFCDSLTQVMFKFTEIVMKFAPIGIGAAVAVTVGHSGLGVLRNLGVLVLTLYGALLVFVLVALVPVTFIFRIPLGLFWKHVREPYLIAFSTASSEAALPLAMENIEKMGVPKRIVAFVLPAGYSFNLDGSTLYLAVASVFVAQAAGVAMPIGTQLLMLLTLMLTSKGVAAVPRAALVILSGTLASFGLPLEGVAVILGVDALMDMARTSINLLGNCLAAVVMARWEGEFHPERAEQLSV, from the coding sequence ATGCGAAAGGTCTCACTGACCTCATGGATCGTCGTGTCGATGATCGTGGGCGTGGTGATCGGCTGGCTCAATCACGCCTACTGGCCCGACGTGGACATGGCACAGATTCTCGGCCCGTTCTCGACGATCTTCCTCGCACTGATCAAGTGCATCGTGGTCCCGTTGATCTTCGGCGCCCTGGTGGTCGGCATCGCCGGGCACGGCGATGATCTCTCGCGGGTGGGCAAGCTGGCGCTCCGCTCGATCATCTATTTCGAGATCATCACCACCATCGCACTGATCGTCGGGCTGGTGATGGTCAATCTCATCAAGCCCGGGGTCGGTGTGGCGCTCACCGGCGCCGGAACCGCCGGACAACAGCTGGCGCAGACCAAGGTGACCTTCGCCGGCGTCCTCACTCACGCCGTGCCGACGTCGTTCTTCGACAGCGCGGCGAAGAACGAGGTGCTCCAGATCGTCGTGTTCACGGTGATCTTCGGCGCCGCGCTGAGCCGGGTGGTCGGCAAGCCGCGCGACGTGATGCTTTCGTTCTGCGATTCACTGACGCAGGTGATGTTCAAGTTCACCGAGATCGTGATGAAGTTTGCCCCGATCGGGATCGGCGCCGCGGTGGCCGTCACGGTGGGTCACAGCGGACTCGGCGTCCTGCGCAACCTTGGCGTGCTGGTGCTGACGCTGTACGGCGCGCTGCTGGTCTTTGTGCTTGTGGCACTGGTCCCGGTCACCTTCATCTTTCGCATACCGCTGGGGCTCTTCTGGAAGCACGTTCGCGAGCCCTACCTCATCGCCTTCTCCACTGCGTCGTCGGAAGCGGCACTTCCGCTCGCGATGGAAAACATCGAGAAGATGGGCGTCCCCAAGCGGATCGTCGCGTTTGTCCTGCCGGCGGGCTACTCGTTCAATCTCGACGGATCGACGCTCTATCTCGCCGTGGCATCGGTGTTCGTGGCGCAGGCGGCGGGAGTCGCCATGCCGATCGGCACGCAGCTGCTGATGCTGCTGACGCTGATGCTGACGTCGAAGGGCGTTGCCGCCGTGCCGCGCGCGGCGCTGGTCATCCTCTCGGGAACCCTCGCATCGTTCGGCCTGCCGCTCGAAGGGGTCGCCGTCATCCTTGGCGTCGATGCATTGATGGACATGGCCCGGACGTCGATCAACCTGCTGGGCAACTGCCTCGCCGCGGTGGTCATGGCGCGGTGGGAAGGTGAATTCCATCCCGAACGGGCCGAACAGCTCTCGGTCTAG
- the tal gene encoding transaldolase: MAQPLQQLTELGQSIWYDFVTRDLIQSGELARLVTQDSLRGMTSNPTIFEKAVAGSGDYDDDIRTLSRAGESPEAIVEALMVKDVKAACDVFRPVYEHSGHGDGTVSIEVSPKLAHDTEGTIEAAHRLWKLVDRPNLMVKIPGTAAGLPAIEQCLADGININITLLFSVDRYKQVIEAFLSGLERRIKLGLPVATVYSVASFFVSRVDGQTDPALAKAGDRGKRFLHQMAIANARVAYAVFGQSLMHPRWQAIASHGAKAQRPLWASTSTKDKSLSDIFYAEALIAPDTVNTLPPDTFRAYNDHGKPEVRITPQSEIEAEALLAGYEKLGVAPLAERTAFLEEDGVSKFSDSWNALVDRVKQKAGALAA, from the coding sequence ATGGCGCAACCACTGCAGCAGCTCACCGAGCTTGGCCAGAGCATCTGGTACGATTTCGTCACGCGTGACCTGATCCAGTCCGGCGAACTTGCGCGGCTGGTGACCCAGGATTCGCTGCGCGGGATGACGTCGAACCCGACGATCTTCGAGAAGGCGGTCGCGGGCAGCGGCGACTACGATGACGACATCCGTACGCTCAGTCGCGCCGGAGAATCACCGGAGGCGATCGTCGAAGCGCTGATGGTCAAGGATGTGAAGGCGGCGTGCGACGTGTTTCGCCCGGTGTATGAGCACAGCGGGCACGGAGACGGCACGGTGTCCATCGAGGTGTCGCCCAAGCTGGCGCACGACACCGAGGGAACGATCGAAGCGGCGCACCGGCTGTGGAAGCTGGTCGACCGGCCGAATCTGATGGTGAAGATCCCCGGCACCGCAGCGGGGTTGCCGGCAATCGAGCAATGCCTCGCCGACGGCATCAACATCAACATCACTCTCCTCTTCAGCGTCGATCGGTACAAGCAGGTGATCGAGGCATTCCTTTCGGGGTTGGAGCGGCGCATCAAGCTCGGTCTCCCGGTCGCTACCGTCTATTCGGTCGCGAGCTTCTTCGTGAGCCGGGTGGATGGCCAGACCGACCCCGCCCTTGCCAAGGCCGGTGATCGCGGCAAGCGGTTCCTGCATCAGATGGCGATCGCGAATGCGCGCGTGGCGTATGCAGTCTTCGGCCAGTCGCTGATGCATCCGCGCTGGCAGGCGATCGCATCGCACGGAGCCAAGGCGCAGCGCCCCCTCTGGGCGTCGACGAGCACCAAGGACAAATCACTCTCCGACATCTTCTATGCCGAGGCGCTGATCGCGCCCGACACCGTGAATACGTTGCCGCCCGACACCTTCCGTGCCTACAACGACCACGGCAAGCCCGAGGTCCGGATCACGCCGCAGAGCGAGATCGAGGCCGAGGCGCTCCTGGCCGGTTACGAGAAACTCGGCGTGGCACCGCTGGCGGAGCGGACGGCCTTCCTCGAAGAGGACGGCGTGAGCAAGTTCTCCGACAGCTGGAATGCGCTGGTCGATCGCGTCAAGCAGAAGGCTGGCGCGCTCGCGGCCTGA